DNA sequence from the bacterium genome:
TTTTGATGGTATTTAACAAAAAAATCTATAAAGGAAAAAAGAGATTATCTTTTTGTGATGTGTTTTTGATATAATATATCCTGTTTAGAGGTAATTCTGGACAAAGGTAGCGAAATATAGGAAATTAAAGACAATCTTAAGACAACCTGTGAAAAAGGAGAAATGAGTATGATAGGAATAATACTTGCTGTTCTTCTTTTATTGGTAACAATTCAAAGCACATTTTTCTTTCTTTCAGTGTTGAAGGTTGGATTTCTTGAATGGATTTTTTTCAATGGAGAAATGAAGAAAATATTTCTTTTTGTATTTTTGGGATGTATGGCATTTAGCCAAGGGACGCCTACATTTTTTGATGCTGTTTTAGCAATCAAAGACCAATCTATCTTAAAGGTAAATGTAGGGTTAGAAGAGGCAGAGGCGACATTAGATAAAGAAAAAATTGTTGAAATAGATGGCATTCTTAAAGATTTCTATCAAAAAGAGCCAAATAGCTTTATCTATCCATACCTCTTATCAAGGCTTTATTATAATGGATGGGCAAATTTCTTTGAAAAAGAAGAAAGCAATAAAGAAATAAAAAGACATTTAGTAATCTCTTTAGAATATGCAAAGGAATCAATTAAGCTAAATAAGGATTTTTCAGATTCCTACCGCATTGCAGGTGATATATATATGGAAGGCTAATATCTTTCAAGAACCCTGTATTTTATGGTATTATTTATGGAACAAGGGCAAAAGAGTTTATAGAAAAGGCAAAAAAATAGACCCAAATAATCCAGAGGTTTATCTTGCAGAGGGTAGAAATTATCTCTTTGCACCAGGCTTTGCAGGAGGAAGTAAGAAAAAGGCAATACTTTCATTTAAAAAAGCAATTGAGATTTTTCCAAACTATCATTGGAGTTATCTTTGGCTTGGACAGGCATACCTTGTAATAGGAGAGAAGGACAAGGCAATGGAACAATTCAAAAAAGCCCTCAATCTTTGCCCAATAAATTCTTGGGCAAAATATGAAATTGAAAGGCTAAAATGAAAAGGATAATTTTTGGTATTATTCTTTTCTTAAGCCCCTGTTTTGGAATTACTTGTGATGAAATTCTAAAAGGGGTTCAGGGCTTTATTCAAGCTCAAGATCAGGCTTTTTCTTCATATACCGCAAATGTAAGGGTAGAGATGAGCGGAGGGGATGAAAAGGAAAAGGGAACAATCTTTGCTACAGGAAGCGTTTCTTTTGAAAGACCCGATAAACTTACCACAAAGATAGATGAAATTAAAGGAGACATTAAGAAGGAAATTAAAAATAACAGCCTTTTTGAGCCGCTTCCTCCCTTTGATATGTATGATATCTTCAAAGAAAATCATCAATTTGAATACATTGGTGAAGAGGAAAGCCTTTATTTGCTTAAGGTTTTTCCAAAGAAAGAGGCAAGCGAGGCAGTCAAAGGAAGGGTTGGCATAAACAAGGAAGATTTTGCCATTTCTTTTGATGTGGAAACCCCTAATGTTAATCTTGGCTTATTCTCCTGTAAAATGAAAATGAAAGCAAGGTTTGTAGGGATTGATAAATGTTGGGTTCCTCAAGAGATGTTTATAGAAAACAAAATGAGGATGCTTCTAAAACGGATGGATATTAAAACCCAATGGTTCTTTGATGATTATAAGTTTTAAATGTGTTTATCTGTTTTTAAAGTTCATTTCCCCTTAATAGAAAATGGTATGCGTTTA
Encoded proteins:
- a CDS encoding tetratricopeptide repeat protein, with the translated sequence MIYIWKANIFQEPCILWYYLWNKGKRVYRKGKKIDPNNPEVYLAEGRNYLFAPGFAGGSKKKAILSFKKAIEIFPNYHWSYLWLGQAYLVIGEKDKAMEQFKKALNLCPINSWAKYEIERLK